Within Bdellovibrio bacteriovorus HD100, the genomic segment GGTTATTCATTTCCCAAAATAGTTCACCCTTCAGCGATTCTCAGCTCCGTGGTACATATTGGTGAAGGTGTTCAAATTATGGCAGGCTGTATTGTCCAGGCTGGAGTCGAAATTGGAGACAACTCTATTTTGAATACTGGCGCTCAGTTGGACCATGACTGTATTATTGGCAAAAATGTTCATATATCACCTGGAGCTAATTTGTCGGGTGGTGTCGTTGTTGAGGACGGAGCTCACGTCGGTGTCGGTGCTACTATCATTCAGGGGGTACGTGTTGGGGCGAGGTCTACAGTTGGCGCTGGGGCTGTCGTTGTTAAAGATGTACCTCCCGATACAATTGTTTTTGGGGTTCCGGCAAGGGAAGTTAAGTCACAAGTGCGGTCGTCACTTTAGGGTTATTTATGATGGTGAATTCTGATTTTTTCGTTTCTTTGGATGATACTTTAAGGCATGCAATGGAAGTTCTCGAGAGAAATTCTATTCAAATCTGCTTTGTCTTGGATGACAACAAAAAGCTAGTAGGTGCACTTACCGATGGGGATATTCGACGAGCCCTCTTAAAGTGTTCCGATTTGGATCAATTGGTTAAAGGAGTAATGAATAAGAACCCTAAAAGTATATCGGAGGGATTGTCGAGGAACGAGATTGTTGCGAAAATGCGCCAATGGAGAGTTAGGCATTTACCTGTGTTAAACAGTGCTGGCTGTGTAGTTCGAATCGAAGGTACTGATAGTATTCTTGGTTTGTTAAGGCGAGAAAATAAAGTTGTCCTAATGGCTGGTGGCTTTGGGAAGAGGCTGAGTCCACTAACAGACAGCGTTCCCAAACCACTCTTGAGGGTTGGTGGCCGTCCGATTTTGGAAACAATATTGATGCGTTTCTGTGAATTGGGGTTCTATAATTTTATTTTTGTTGTTAATTATCGTGCGGAGATGATTAAGGAGTATTTTCAAAACGGTGAAAAGTGGGGCGCAACGATAGAGTATTTGCATGAGGAGATACCGCTGGGTACATGTGGAGGCCTATCGTTGCTATCCGAAAAACCGTCATCTCCAATTTTTGTGATGAACGGTGATATTTTAACTAGAGCAAACTTTGCAGAAATGTTGGATTTTCACGCATCCAGTATGGCCACGGCCACAATGGTCGTTCGAGAGCATATTATTGAAATTCCTTACGGTGTGGTAAAAGTAAATGGTGATGAAATAGTCTCAATTGAGGAGAAACCGAAAGAAAAAACCTTTGTCAATGCTGGGATTTACATATTATCCCCTGAGGCCCTTGAGTATATTCCTAGAGATCAATTTTATGATATGCCTAGTTTATTTATGTCCCTTAAGGACAAAGAAAAATTGATACAGAGTTTTAAACTTAAAGATTACTGGGTCGACATCGGTAGGCTGGAAGATTTTCATAAAGCTCAGTCTGATTTTGAAGGGTACTTCGGTGGGTAGCTTAGCTATAATACCAGCACGAGCTGGATCGAGAAGATTGCCAGGGAAGAACAAGAGGAATTTTGCTGGAAAACCTTTGGTTCAATGGACGATAGAAGCGGCTTTAGATTCTTCTGAATTTAGTTGTATTGTTGTTTCAAGTGACGATTTGGATGTGTTGTCATTGGTTGAGAAGTTTCCTTCTGTGCTTTTTTTGGAGCGTGATCCACGACTATCAAGCGATAGTGCAACAAGTGTTGATGTAATGTTGGATGTTATTGATAGGGTTGGTGCAAAATTTCAGACTGTAACACTTTTGCAGCCGACCTCGCCTCTGCGTGATAGTGATTGTATTCGAAATGCATTTTCATTTTATCGGAGTTGTGGTTTTAAACAGGTAGTTAGCGCAAGGGATTTAAAAGAAAATGTTAACCACTTGGCGGTGGTAACAGATGGCAAATTAAATAGAATCGCGAGTGATAAACTATTTATGACTGAAGGAAGTAGTTTAGTTGCTCTTAATGGTGCGATTTATATATCGGAGTTCGATTATTTTAGGGCAATGAAGTCTTTGTTTACTGAAAGCACGACTGCTTTTTTGATGGAGGCGCTTATCTCAATTGATATTGACTACGAAGATGACTGGCAAAAAGCAGAATCGGTTGCGCTAGCACTTGGTAAGGCGAAGTAGGTGGACGAGGCATTAGTATCCTTTTTTTTGAGTGGCAGTCTCAACGGATTCGCATATTTTATTGAAAGGCAGCTTTTATGAATGATAATTGGGGTAAAATAAGTTCCAAAAAATGGATAATAATTGTCGTTTCTTTTTCTGTTGCGCTAGTGGGGTACGTCTTTGCATTCAGGTATCTGTCTGAAAATGAAACCGAGAGGGTTAGTTTCGCTATCCGATCGGCGGTAGAGGATGAGCGAGATATTATTCTTTTGAATTCTTTTGATATTAAGTTTTTGTCTTCTTCTGCTTCGATAATGTCTGGTGAAATGTTGCGCAGGCAGGTCGGGGAGGTAGTTGGTAACACCGATGAAATGAAACTCCTAAGAGTTGCATTGGCAAATAAGGGTTTGGTTGATGTGCGCGGATATTATGATCCTTATAAAAGAAGATACAACTTATTTGTCACTCGTTCGAAGGATTCTCAACGTCAAATAGGAGATGAGATCTTTTTGTTGTTAGAGAAACGAGTGAACGTTTTGTTTCAAGATAGGGCCAATATTGAAATTGATACAAAACTTGCGAAATTACGTGCTCAAGAGAAGAGGTTAGAGAGGGAGAACGTTATTTTGGATGAGTTGGCACGATTTAATAGTAATCAGCGAGAGCGGCTGGATATTAAAAAGAATATTTTACTTATAAGGTCTGAAATTAAAGAACTTCTTGAATTTAAGGATAGGACGCTGAGTATTCCAATTTTTGATAAAGTTGAATATGTCGGTGGCGTTATAGATTATTATAGGAAAAGTTTTATTTTCTTCTTGTTGTGTTTTTTTGCCTCCTCAGTGATTTGCATAATTTATGTATGTATTCCCATGTCAGAGTTACGTTTGAAGCCTTCAAATATTAAGAGCTAATGGCATGAGTTCCATATCAATTAGATCTTTAGGAATTAGCTCTTTGACATATCTTTTTTCTGGCGTATTAAGCGCAGTTGTGCCGTTTCTTGCGCTCCCATTTTTTACGAAATATCTGTCTGCTGATGAATATGGTTTAGTGGGGTTATTCCAGGGTGTATTTACGATTTTTCTCGCAGTTGTCGGTCTTGGCGTGGCGGGATCAGTTGTCAAAAAGAGAGGTGATCTGAACGACCATGAGTTTGGTGTGTATAATTTCAACCTACTCCTGATTTGGTTGGCGAGTGGGGTAGTGATTGCGTTTCTAGTTGCATTGCTGAATCCGTATTTAACTGGGTACTTTGTTGTTTCTTCTTTTGTGATATGGGCCGGATTTTTTTATGCGTTCTTTACTTTCGCAACTAACATTCAGTTGGCCATCCTTCAATCGGAAAACAAAAGTTATACTTATAGCTTTATTCAGGTGATGAGTGTAGTTCTGAATGTTTTGTTGGGTGTGATTGCTGTTCGATACTTTATGGCTAGCGGAGAGAGTCGAGTTCTGTCGATGGTTATTGCATCAGTTGTTATGGCTTTTTGTTCAATAATTTTTATTGTTAAAAGCAAGAGAGTTATATTTTTCTATAATGTGGAGCATATTAAGATGGCAATGCGCTTCGGTGTTCCGCTTATGCCTCACGGTCTTACAATATTTTTGAGTAATTGGGCTTCGCTGTTTGTGTTAAAGATGTTTGTTGATGCAGATTCTGTGGGCATATATCTTTTTGCTTTCCAACTTTCAATGGTACTCGGGGTTGCCTGTGATGCCTTTAATCGCGCATATGTACCATGGCTTTTTTCGCATCTAAAGGTCAATCTTTTTAAAGATAAGGTGCGAATAGTTAAAGTCACATATGTTCATTTTGTCGTTACTCTAGGTGTTGCAATATCATCTTTTTATTTGGGGCCGACTTTTATTAAGTTTGTGTTCAGTAGAGAATATTGGGAATCTGCCGAGATTGTCGGCATTCTGGTGTTAGGTCAGGCATTTGGTGGGATGTATTTGATGGTGACAAATTATTTATTCTTTATGGAGCGCACGACTATTTTGTCCGCTGTGACAATATCTACGAATATTTTAGGTCTTGGGTTGTGCTTTTTGCTCGTACAAGACTTTGGCTTAGTTGGCGCTGCGTACGCTTTTTTATTCACAAGAGTTATCTCGTTCGTTTTTGTGTGGATAGCGTCTAGCCGAATTTATAATATGCCATGGTTTTTACGGACTACAGCATGAATATGTTTGCACGGTTTTTAGGTTTTTCTACTTTTTGTCGAGATGAGAAGTTCGAAGTTGTTTCTGTCTCATTATTTCTTTTTTTGACGTTTTTTTTGTTTGCGGCGCAGGCTGTTGGTTTTATGGTTGTCTGGACTTGTTTTGGTGTTTTGTTTTTTTGTCAGTATGTACGGCTCGATCCGGTTGCGCGGAACAATGTTGGCGAGCGCATTGCAATAACCTACTTTCTTTTTGTAGTTATGTCGTGTCTATTCGTTTTGCCATTTTCGGGGGCTCGCGGTTTAAGTAGTGTATACTATGCACTGAATGTAGCGCTTGTGTTTGGAATTGCACATTTTATCTCAAAGCGAGCATTGGTGTTTTATTCTGGTTTTACAGTAGCTTTGTATTTGATTCAGTTTGTCCTTTTGTCGATTATTTTGTTGAGTCCATATTTAGATCCGCTTGGATCTATTGTCGAGGGGTCTAGTTCTAACGGAATAACATCTTACTTAATTCTAGTTCAGGCTTGTTATAACGGAATCACTTATGTGCTAAAACGTAATGTGCCTCCTTGGGGGATGAACGTTATTACCTTTTACATTTGCTTTGTTGGTCAGGGAAGAGGATCGATAGCTGCGGGCTTTTTGTTACTAGGTATAAATATTTTATATGTACTCGTGTCCGGTGGTTCACGA encodes:
- a CDS encoding acetyltransferase, whose protein sequence is MSVAGTIVLGAGGHSKVVVDTLIASSVVVVGLTDIDLARQGTLVLNIPVIGTDNEILKYATDGIVLALGIGSVRASTLREKVFQKYTSLGYSFPKIVHPSAILSSVVHIGEGVQIMAGCIVQAGVEIGDNSILNTGAQLDHDCIIGKNVHISPGANLSGGVVVEDGAHVGVGATIIQGVRVGARSTVGAGAVVVKDVPPDTIVFGVPAREVKSQVRSSL
- a CDS encoding nucleotidyltransferase family protein, translated to MMVNSDFFVSLDDTLRHAMEVLERNSIQICFVLDDNKKLVGALTDGDIRRALLKCSDLDQLVKGVMNKNPKSISEGLSRNEIVAKMRQWRVRHLPVLNSAGCVVRIEGTDSILGLLRRENKVVLMAGGFGKRLSPLTDSVPKPLLRVGGRPILETILMRFCELGFYNFIFVVNYRAEMIKEYFQNGEKWGATIEYLHEEIPLGTCGGLSLLSEKPSSPIFVMNGDILTRANFAEMLDFHASSMATATMVVREHIIEIPYGVVKVNGDEIVSIEEKPKEKTFVNAGIYILSPEALEYIPRDQFYDMPSLFMSLKDKEKLIQSFKLKDYWVDIGRLEDFHKAQSDFEGYFGG
- a CDS encoding acylneuraminate cytidylyltransferase family protein — translated: MGSLAIIPARAGSRRLPGKNKRNFAGKPLVQWTIEAALDSSEFSCIVVSSDDLDVLSLVEKFPSVLFLERDPRLSSDSATSVDVMLDVIDRVGAKFQTVTLLQPTSPLRDSDCIRNAFSFYRSCGFKQVVSARDLKENVNHLAVVTDGKLNRIASDKLFMTEGSSLVALNGAIYISEFDYFRAMKSLFTESTTAFLMEALISIDIDYEDDWQKAESVALALGKAK
- a CDS encoding oligosaccharide flippase family protein encodes the protein MSSISIRSLGISSLTYLFSGVLSAVVPFLALPFFTKYLSADEYGLVGLFQGVFTIFLAVVGLGVAGSVVKKRGDLNDHEFGVYNFNLLLIWLASGVVIAFLVALLNPYLTGYFVVSSFVIWAGFFYAFFTFATNIQLAILQSENKSYTYSFIQVMSVVLNVLLGVIAVRYFMASGESRVLSMVIASVVMAFCSIIFIVKSKRVIFFYNVEHIKMAMRFGVPLMPHGLTIFLSNWASLFVLKMFVDADSVGIYLFAFQLSMVLGVACDAFNRAYVPWLFSHLKVNLFKDKVRIVKVTYVHFVVTLGVAISSFYLGPTFIKFVFSREYWESAEIVGILVLGQAFGGMYLMVTNYLFFMERTTILSAVTISTNILGLGLCFLLVQDFGLVGAAYAFLFTRVISFVFVWIASSRIYNMPWFLRTTA